The DNA segment GTTTTTGGCGAATTCCCGCTCGTACCCCCTTTCAGCCATGCCTTCGATCATCTTCTTCTCGAAAGTGTGGATGGTCCCCGTTCGTTTGAAGGTCGCCATCGCCCGGCGCAACTTGTCAGCCTCCGCAGGTGTAAACCCCGCTGCCGTAATGGCGATTTGCATTGCCTGTTCCTGAAAGAGGGGGACTCCCAGCGTTCGCTTCAGAACCTCCTTCAGCTCCGGGCTCGGATAGTCGAGTTCCTTTCCTGCCCGGTCTGCCTCTCGCCGCTTGAGATAGGGATGCACCATGTTGCCCTGGATCGGTCCAGGCCGGACGATCGCCACTTCGATGACCAGATCGTAGAATCTACGAGGCCTCAGCCGTGGCAGCATGCTCATCTGCGCCCGGCTCTCAATCTGGAAAACCCCAATCGTATCGGCGCGGCAGATCATGTCATAGACCGGCTCGCCGTCCGGATGATTGGCATTGCCGAGATCGGCGAGCGTCTTCTTCACATCATAGTGGAGGCGCAGCAGATCGAAGGCCTTGGCAAGGCAGGTCAACATCCCCAGCGCCAGGACGTCGATCTTGAGAATATCGAGGGAATCGAGATCGTCCTTGTTCCACTCGATCATATAGCGGTCGTCCATCGCCGTATGCATGATCGGCACGACTTCATCCAACCGGTCCCTGGTGATGACGAAGCCGCCGACATGTTGGGTCAGATGCCGGGGAAATCCCATCAGCGTCGAAGCATAGGACAGAACGCGCTGCGTCGTCCGATCCCTGAGGTCGAGGCCGGCAATCCTTGCCTCGCGTTCGGATAATTCTTCTGTCGACCAGCCCCAGACACCGCTCGCCAGAGCCGATTGCACATCCTCCGACAGGCCGAAGGCCTTCGCCACCTCGCGGCCAGCCGAGCGCGCCCGATAGCTGGTGACTGCCGCCGTCAGCCCGGCATGCTCCTTTTTGTAATGTTTGTAGATATACTGAATAACGTCTTCGCGCTTCTCGTGCTCGAAATCAACATCGATATCCGGCGGCTCTTCCCGTTCCGTCGAAATGAAGCGCTCGAACAAAAGCGTCGTGATCTCCGGATTGACCTCGGTAATTCGAAGGCAATAGCAGACCGTGGAATTGGCAGCGGAGCCGCGGCCCTGGCACAGGATATTTTCGCTGCGAGCATGTTCCATGATGCGATGCACCGTCAGGAAATAGGGCTCGTACTGCCTCTGCTTGATCAGATCGAGCTCGTAGTCGATCTGCTTGGCGACCTTGGGTGGAATACCATTAGGATAGCGCCATTTGGCGCCCGCCCGCGTCAGTCGCTCCAGCGTTTCCGAGACAGTCTCGCCCGGAACACTTTCGTCGGGATAATTGTGCTTCAGCTCATCCAGCGAAAAAGACAGCCGGCTAAAAAACTTTTGCGTATTGGCGATGGCTTTCGGGTAGTTTTTAAAAAGCCGTGCCATTTCCGCCCCGCCCTTCAAACAGCGTTCGGCATTGGCCGCCAGCCTGAAGCCGGCCTCGGCGATCGGCACATGCTCACGGATCGAAACGACGATATCGGCAAGCGGTTTGCGCTCGCTCGCGTGATAAAGCGGCTGATTGGTGGCGATCAAGCGCACCCCGTTTCTGAGCGCGAGGATGGAGAGTGTCGCGAAGAACAGGTGATCGCGCCCGTCATAGGCGGGCGACAGCGCCATATGGAGCTTCCTGCCGAAGCGCATCCACAGCCGCGCCAGGCACCCTTCCAGTTTCGCCTGTCCCTCCTGCGTCTCCACGCTCGCAGCATCCGGCACGAGCGCCAGCATCATCTCGTCGCCCCATTCCAGGAGGTCGGCCTCGTGAAGCTCGCATTCCCCTTTCTCGGCCCTGAGATTGCCGGCGCTCAACAGCCGACAGAGATGCGCCCAACCCTTGCGATTCTGCGGGAAGGCGAGGATGTCGGGCGTCTCGTCCGAAAAGATCAGGCGGGCGCCGGGCTGGAAGCGATAGCGATGCTGCTTGGCGATGACATGCGCCCTGACCACGCCGGCGACGCTGTTCCGATCAGCGATGCCGAGGCCGCTGAGGCCGGCGATCTTTGCGGCCAGAACCATTTCTTCCGGATGCGAAGCTCCTTCGAGAAAGGAGAAATTCGATCGTGCCCCGATCTCGAAAAAGGGCACGGTTTCGAGAGTTGGGGCAGGGGCACTCATGGGAAGATTCCATGCATGTACCAGCTCGGCCTTGTTGCACCCTGACCATAGAGACCCTTGCGAAACAGCCAGAAACGATGACCGGCCTCATCCTCGATGCGGAAATAATCGCGGGCCGGGGTTTCCTCCTCGTCGACCCACCATTCCGCCGCAAGCCGCTCCGGTCCTTCGGCCCGCAGGACTTTATGCGTGATCCGCCGCCAACGGAATTGCCGGGGCGGACCGTCAGGCACTTCGGTGGCAAAGGTTTCGATCGGCTCGGGCATGCGAAACAGCCGGAGCGGGCGCTCCCCGCGGAAGAAGCCATGACCGGCATGCTCGCTTCCTGTCCGTCTGTGGGCCGCAAGGATTTCTACGGCAGGTATCGATCGAACGGCACGTTCGGGAATATGGCTTTCCTGCAGCGCGAAGCCCTGCAGGCAGTCCGGCCCCAGCCGTGCCGCGACCCGGTCGGCGAAGGCGGCGAGCGAGCCATCCTGCCGGCCCTCTTCGATGAAATCGTCTTGCGCCGCGTCGAAAGGCGCATGTTCCAGGACATTGAGGCGGACGATTTCGAAGCCGTATCCCACATCGAGATCGTCATGAATGGCAGTGAAGCGCTCCGTGAACAGGTTGGCGATCCGGCTCGGCTCCCGCAGCGGCTGCGACGCCCCGGCGGCGATGCGGAACACCATGCCGTCGACCCGGAACAGCAAAAGCTCGAACGAACGGCCACCGACACCGCGGGCCTCCAGCCCCGGCTTCAAGGTTTCGGCAAGCTGGCGGGCAAGCTGCAGGATATCGGCCTCCGCCTGCACCGGTTCGGCAAGCCGCCGCTCGGCTGACAACTGCGCGACCGGCCGGCGCGGCGAGATCGGCTCCTCGATCAGGCCGACGGCCTGATCGAGCCGCAACAGGAGTTGCGCGCCGAAACGGCGGGTCAGCGGCGCCCGCGGTGCGGCCAGGAGATCGCCCACCTGCTTCAATCCCAGCTTCTGCAATGCGGCGACTGTTTCCTCGCCAAGCCTGAGCGAGGCGACCGGCAGTGGCGCCAGCGCCTCTTCCATGGCTTCCGGAGGAACGACACGGCTCTCGTCGAAGCGGGCCACCGCCCAGGACAGACCCGGCGCAGAGGAGATGGCGCCACGGACATCGAGACCAAGCCGGGAAATCCGGATCAGAATATCCTCGAGCAGCGCTTCTTCGCCGCCGAAGAGATGGGCACAGCCGGTAATATCGAGGAAAAGCCCGTCCTTGCCGTCGATCGCCACCAGCGGCGTATAGCGATCGCACCAATCGGCGATCGCCTCCAGCAGCTTGCGATCCGCGGCCGGATTCTCTT comes from the Rhizobium sp. NXC24 genome and includes:
- a CDS encoding error-prone DNA polymerase — protein: MSAPAPTLETVPFFEIGARSNFSFLEGASHPEEMVLAAKIAGLSGLGIADRNSVAGVVRAHVIAKQHRYRFQPGARLIFSDETPDILAFPQNRKGWAHLCRLLSAGNLRAEKGECELHEADLLEWGDEMMLALVPDAASVETQEGQAKLEGCLARLWMRFGRKLHMALSPAYDGRDHLFFATLSILALRNGVRLIATNQPLYHASERKPLADIVVSIREHVPIAEAGFRLAANAERCLKGGAEMARLFKNYPKAIANTQKFFSRLSFSLDELKHNYPDESVPGETVSETLERLTRAGAKWRYPNGIPPKVAKQIDYELDLIKQRQYEPYFLTVHRIMEHARSENILCQGRGSAANSTVCYCLRITEVNPEITTLLFERFISTEREEPPDIDVDFEHEKREDVIQYIYKHYKKEHAGLTAAVTSYRARSAGREVAKAFGLSEDVQSALASGVWGWSTEELSEREARIAGLDLRDRTTQRVLSYASTLMGFPRHLTQHVGGFVITRDRLDEVVPIMHTAMDDRYMIEWNKDDLDSLDILKIDVLALGMLTCLAKAFDLLRLHYDVKKTLADLGNANHPDGEPVYDMICRADTIGVFQIESRAQMSMLPRLRPRRFYDLVIEVAIVRPGPIQGNMVHPYLKRREADRAGKELDYPSPELKEVLKRTLGVPLFQEQAMQIAITAAGFTPAEADKLRRAMATFKRTGTIHTFEKKMIEGMAERGYEREFAKNCFEQIKGFGEYGFPESHAASFALLVYASSWLKAYYPDVFCAAILNAQPMGFYAPAQLVRDAREHGVEMRPVDVNHSSWDCLLERARFDQDAVEPRHVSMRALIKTQCAVRLGFRQVKGLSDKEMEQLVERRGAGYSSVRDLWLRSGLAKAQIERLADADAFRSIGLSRREALWAVRALDVGSAAEKLPLFDLADRTDLQIEPVVSLPEMLPGEQVIEDYRYLSLSLKAHPVSFLRADFAQLGIVQNRDLPNVPNGRMVTIAGLVLVRQRPGSAKGVIFMTLEDETGVSNAIVWPKMFEKYRAIVMGARLVKIRGRLQSESGVIHVVVDYIEDMTSALGILQREARRFGVSDRADEALRPTMDHRQKKRLTETSASVREAAEIAADGRSNAAETASVMPRGRNFH
- a CDS encoding DNA polymerase Y family protein; translation: MRLTALNERAETIGLKLAQGVAEAKAICPALDVVEENPAADRKLLEAIADWCDRYTPLVAIDGKDGLFLDITGCAHLFGGEEALLEDILIRISRLGLDVRGAISSAPGLSWAVARFDESRVVPPEAMEEALAPLPVASLRLGEETVAALQKLGLKQVGDLLAAPRAPLTRRFGAQLLLRLDQAVGLIEEPISPRRPVAQLSAERRLAEPVQAEADILQLARQLAETLKPGLEARGVGGRSFELLLFRVDGMVFRIAAGASQPLREPSRIANLFTERFTAIHDDLDVGYGFEIVRLNVLEHAPFDAAQDDFIEEGRQDGSLAAFADRVAARLGPDCLQGFALQESHIPERAVRSIPAVEILAAHRRTGSEHAGHGFFRGERPLRLFRMPEPIETFATEVPDGPPRQFRWRRITHKVLRAEGPERLAAEWWVDEEETPARDYFRIEDEAGHRFWLFRKGLYGQGATRPSWYMHGIFP